ACCCACCTGGGGGTGAAAATTACCGGGGATTTCGAAGAGATTCTCTCTTTTCTCCCGGCCTGAAAGGAGTTTTTGTGTTCGGCAAACTTTGGGCCTATTGGCGCCACGCTTTTGATCCCTCCCGCTTCCGGGTCGTCATGACCCTTCTGGTCCGGAACGAGGCCGACATCATCGAGGCCAACATCCGGGCCCATGCAGCCCTGGGCGTCGACGGGTTTGTCGTTATGAACCATCTTTCCAATGACGGTACGCGGGAGATCCTGACCTCGCTGGCCGGGGAATTCGACTTGCAGGTCATCGACCAGCTCGATCCTGCCTACAAGCAGAGCCGGTGGATGACGGAGCTGGCCTGTTTTGCCCGCGACCGGATGGGGGCCGATTGGGTCATCTGCAACGATGCCGACGAATTCTGGCTGCCTTGCCGGGGAGAAAGTCTGAAGGAGCTGATCGCCTTCAAGGGGGTCTGTTTGACCTGCCGGCGCTTCAACATGCTTTTGCAGCGCAATGCCCTGCAGCGGGGGTATCAGTTCCACGACAGCCGGCTGCGGGTTAACAATCCCGTTTTTTACGGAAACGAAAGCATGGTCAGGGACGAGGTAACCGTCGTGCTGTCCAGAATTGCCCCGAAGGTGATCGTCAATCCCCACGGTCTGGTCAAGATCAAGGGCGGCAATCACCGGGCCCTGCACGGGATGAACTGGCTGGATTACAACAGACCCTACGACCGCATTGAAAAGTTCGAGGATATTCGGGTCTTTCACTATCCGATGAGGGGGTTCGAACACTTCGAGCGCAACGTCCGCCGCCGCAGCCTGCTGCTGTCCGACGATTCCCATGTGCGGATGGGAAACCATTACCGCCGCTGGGCGGAAATGCATCGCCTGGGCCGGCTCGAAGAGGAATACGGGCGTTTTCTCCTCGGGGATGAAGATCTGCGGGTGCTGAAGAAGTTCGGCGTGGTGACGGAAGATGATTTTCCCGGAAGGACGATCAAAAAGGCTTTGGGTGAAGAGGCTGTTGCGGAGAGAAAGACCGCCTGACGGCGAACGGCTGGCGCAGGGCAGGGGGCGAAGGAAGAGCCGATCGGAGAGTCGAAAGCGGCTTTCTTTTAAACTGCGTGGCTGGGGGATCAATATTTTGGTGAGGTTTTGGTAATTTTCGGGGGAGGGGAGGTTGCGGCGTCGTTCGGCAAAATGCTGCGCCCCGGCGAGCCGGGGCGCAGCGGTGATGTACCTTAGATGGGTAGGGATTCGCAGCTATGTCCTGCCTGATTAATCAAGGATTCTTGTATCCGGGTATTGGCTTACCATCAAAGCTCTGCAGGTTTTTTTCAGCAGCCTGACCTGGAGGTGCAAAAGATTTGCGGACCAGTTCCTCCGGATAGGCGTGGATGTTGTGAATGGACAAGTCGGGACCGACGAATTCAGCATCGGCCGACATTCGGAAACCGACAATCTTATTGATCAGGAAGTAAATCGCGGTGCCGGTGACCAGGGCATAGCCGACGGCCAGAAGGCTGCCGGCCAACTGCGCGGCAAAGGAAATGCCGCCCATGCCGCCAAAGACGGGGATTCCGAAAATGCCCGCCGAAATACCTCCCCAGGTGCCGATCATCCCGTGCAGCGGCCAGACGCCGAGCACGTCGTCGATGCGGAGTTTCTCCTGTTCCCACTGGAATCCGTAGACGAAAATCAGGGCGCCCATGCCGCCCATGAAAAAGGCCGCCAGGGGGTGGACAAGGTCGGAACCGGCGCAGATGGCGATCAGGCCGGCCAGGGCGCCGTTGTGAAGGAACCCCGGGTCGTTGCGGCTGGCGATCAGGGCGAAGAGCACCCCGCCCACCATGGCCATCAGGGAATTGACCGCCACCAGACCGGAAATGCCGGTCAGCGACTGGGCACTCATGACATTGAAGCCGAACCAACCCACCGCCAGGATCCAGCTTCCCAGGGCCAGGAAAGGGATGTTGCTGATGGGAATGGGCTGGCTTCTTCCGTGTTCATAACGGCCCTTGCGGGAGCCGAGAATCATGACGGCCGGCAAGGCCAGCCAGCCGCCCATGGAGTGGACTACCACACTGCCGGCGAAATCGTGAAAAGGCGCTCCACAGTAATTTTCGAACAGTCCCTGAAGAAATCCACTGTTGCGACCCCAGATGAAGGATTCGAACAGGGGATAGGTTATGGCCACGAAGATCGCCCCTGCCAGGACCTGAGGCCAGAAGCGGGCCCGTTCGGCGATACCGCCGGAAATGATTGCCGGGATGCAGGCGGCGAAGCAGAGCAGGAAGAAGAATCGAACCAGTTCGTACCCCTGCGTGCCGCCCAGCAGGTCGCCGGCGGGATGCAGGAAGTGGCTGCCGTAGGCGAGAGGATACCCGATGAGAAAATAGCAGACCGTAGATACCGACCAGTCGGTGAGAATCTTGGTGAAGGCATTGACCTGACTCTTGCGGGTGACCGTGCCGACTTCCAGAAAGGCGAAGCCGGCATGCATGGCAAAGACCATGACCGCCCCGAGCATCAGAAACAGGACATCCCCGCTGTTGAAAAGGTTTTGAATATTGGTTTCCATAACCACAAATCCTCCTTGGACCGGCTTGACGGCGTCATTGCCGTAAAATAAAGCAAGAGATCGTTTCAAGCCGCATGCCAAGGAGCAAAATTGTTTAAAAACAGGCAGATAGAAAAAATGGAGTAGTATTTGAGCAGGGATTTGCCCAAAAGTTAACCAATGGGGCGCCTATGTTTTATACATTCGCGGAAAAAGGCTGAGCTGGCAGAAAAAGTCCCGATCTTTCGATGAGTTGTCAGGATTCTGTCGTCTGTGATTTTCAAATTTGCAGGCCCGAATTATTGCCAGGGCAGCGGAAACCGGGATTTGATGGCGTAAATTTCAGCAGAGAGGCTGCTTAACGCGCAGGCTTGATTGAGAGTTGAGCCGGGGGGATTGCCTAAAGAATGGACGTGCTGGGTCCGGTCGGAGGGTCGAAGATAGTCCGACCCGTCCGACCGGATGTACACCTATTTTTTGTCTTTACGGACCTGCGGCAAGGCTTTGATCATCTCCCGGTTGAGCATGGCGATGAACTTGACGCTGATCCCTTTGGGACAGGCTGCTTCGCACTCGTAATGATTACTGCAGTTGCCGAAACCCTCCTTGAGCATGGCGTCGGTCATGGCGCACACCCGCTGTGCGGCCTCCGGGCGGCCTTGGGGCAGCTTGGCCAGGTGGGCGACTTTCGAAGCAACGAACAACATCGCCGAGCCGTTGGGGCAGGCCGCGATGCAGGCGCCGCAGCCGATGCAGGCGGCCGCATCCATGGCCGTTTCCACATCAGCCTTTGGGATCAGGATGGTATTGCCGTCGGGGACGCCGCCAGTGCTCACCGAGATATAGCCTCCGGCCTCCATGACCCTCTGCATGGCGGAGCGGTCGACCACAAGATCCTTGATCACGGGAAAGGCCTTGGCCCGCCACGGCTCGATATAGATTTCGTCTCCGTCCTTGAACTGCCGCATGTGCAGCTGGCAGACGGTGGTCAACTGCTGCGGTCCGTGGGCCTGACCGTTGATGACCTGGGAACAGGTGCCGCAGATCCCTTCCCGGCAGTCGTGATCGAAGGCGATCGGTTCCCGGCCTTCCTTGATCAGTCCTTCGTTGACCACGTCCAGCATTTCGAGAAAGGACATGTCGGGACTGATATCCCTTGCTTCCAGCTGCTCCAGCCGGCCCTTGTCCCGGGGGCCTTTCTGGCGCCAGACATAGAGTGTCAGATTCATTACTTGTAGCTCCTTACGGCCAGTTCGATATGTTCAAAGGTCAAAGGTTCCTTGTGGAGCTCGGGAGTTTTGTCCGCCCCCTGGTATTCCCAGGCGGCGACATAGGAGAAATTGGCGTCATCCCGCACCGCTTCGCCGTCGGGACTCTGGTGTTCCACCCGGAAGTGTCCGCCGCAGGACTCCTCGCGATGCAGGGCATCCCGGGCCATCAGTTCGGCAAATTCGAGGAAGTCCGCCACCCGGCCGGCTTTTTCCAGCTCCTGGTTGAAATCCCGACCGGAGCCGGGGACCAGAAGGTTGTTCCAGAATTCATCGCGCAGGGCTGGAATCTGCTCCAGCGCTGTTTTCAGCCCGCCTTCGCTGCGGGCCATGCCCACATTCTCCCACAGGATATGGCCGAGCTCGCGGTGGAATTCGTTGGCCGTTTTGCGGCCTTTGATGCCCAACAGGCGTTCGGTTGCGGCTTCGGTCTGCTCGAGAGACTGGCGGAATTCCGGATCGCCGGCTCCTACCTGGCCGGGAGCGACCCGGGCCAAATAGTCGCTGATGGTGTATGGGATGATGAAATATCCGTCCGCCAGCCCCTGCATCAGGGCGCTGGCCCCCAGCCGGTTGGCGCCATGATCGGAAAAGTTGGCCTCGCCGAGCACGAACAGCCCGGGCAGATTGCTCTGCAGGTTATAGTCGACCCACAGACCGCCCATCGCGTAATGCGGAGCGGGATAGATCCGCATCGGCTGCCGGTAGGCATCTTCCCCGGTGATCCTCTGGTACATGTCGAACAGGTTGCCGTAGCGGGACTGGATATTTTCAACACCGAGGCGATCTATGGCTTCGGCAAAGTCCAGATAGACGCCCCGACCGCTGCCCACGCCGTGGCCGGCATCGCAGACCTCCTTGGCCGCCCTGGAAGCGATGTCGCGGGGTGCTAGATTGCCGAAGCTGGGGTATTTTCGTTCCAGGTAGTAATCCCGCTCGTCTTCGGGGATGTTCGAGGGGGGACGTTTGTCCCCTTTTTTCTTCGGCGCCCAGATGCGGCCGTCGTTGCGCAGAGATTCGCTCATCAGCGTCAGCTTCGACTGGTGATCGCCGGTCACCGGAATGCAGGTCGGATGGATCTGGGTGTAGCAGGGGTTGGCGAAGAAGGCGCCTCTTTTGTGAGCCCGCCAGGCGGCGGTGACGCTGCTCCCCATGGCGTTGGTCGAAAGGTAGAAGACATTGACGTAACCGCCGCTGGCCAGCACCACTGCGTCGGCAGCATGACAGGTGATTTCACCGCTGATCAGGCCCCGGACGGTAATCCCCTTGGCCTTTCCGTCCACCACCACGAGGTCGAGCATTTCCGTGCGCGGATAGACGCGGATCTTGCCCGCCTGGACCTGTCGGCAGAAGGCCTGATAGGCGCCCAGCAGAAGCTGCTGGCCGGTCTGGCCGCGGGCGAAAAAGGTGCGGGCGACCTGGGCGCCGCCGAAGGAGCGGTTTTCGAGGTAGCCGGCGTAATCCCGGGCAAAAGGCACCCCCTGGGCAACGCACTGGTCGATGATCTGGTTGCTGATTTGGGCCAGACGGTAGACATTGGCCTCCCGGGCCCTGAAATCGCCCCCCTTGATGGTGTCGTAAAAGAGCCTGTAGATGCTGTCGCCATCGTTCTGGTAGTTCTTGGCCGCGTTGATCCCCCCCTGGGCGGCAATGCTGTGCGCTCGCCGGGGACTGTCCTGATAGCAGAAGGCATCGACATTGTAACCGAGTTCGGCCAGGGTGGCGGCCGCCGAAGCTCCGGCCAGGCCGGTTCCGACGACGATAACGGTGTATTTGCGCTTGTTGGCCGGGTTGACCAGCTTCAGGTCGTGGAGGTGATTGTCCCACTTGTCCGCAAGGGGGCCCTTGGGGCATTTTCCGTCTAGTATCACGATGAACTCCCTAAATGGTCACGATGCCGATATAGATGAGAACCGGGATGGCGCTGAATCCGAGAGCCAGGATCAGGGCGGTGGCGAGGCCGACGCCGCTCAAAACCGGCAGGGAGCGGTCGTCGTTGGCTCCCAAAGTCTGGAAAGTGCTTCCGATACCGTGCTTGAGATGAAGCCAGAGGGCGGCCATGCCGACCAGGTAAATTATGGTCACGGTCAACTGGCGAAAGCTCAGCACCACCATGCGGAGAACATCGGCGCGGCCGGCCGGATCGACGAAGTGGCTGATCTCCGGGTGGGTGAAGCGGAAGGTGAAATGGAGCAGGTGGTAGACGATGAAGGCGGCCAGGGCCAATCCGGACCAGATCATGGTTCTTCCGGCAAAGGTGGTGCGGCGGGGCTGTCTCTTGGCATAGGCCGTCGGTTTCGCGGCACGATTTTCCAGGGTCAGCCAGATGCCGAGCCAGACATGCACGGCAAACACGGCCAGCAGGCCGGCGCGGAACAACCACAGCAGGGGGCCGAGACTGCGAAGGTGGACGGCGTAGGCATTGATTCCCTCCTCCCCATAGTAGATGGTGAGGTTGCCGAGAAGATGGGCTATAACGAAGCCGACCAGCAGCAGCCCGGTGACTGCCACCAGGAGCTTCCGGCCCACGGAACCGCGAATCAGTCGCATCACTTGCATATCATTTCATCCCTTGCTTTTTCGGCGTTGTCTTAGAAGGTGAAATCGGAAAATACCCTGAAGAATCGGGATTGGCAAGACGCCGTATACTAAACGGATTATAGCGGAATTGCAAAAAAAAACTGCCTGACGCTTATGCCGTGTTTTCTTTGAAACAGAGAGAAAATTCTTTTCCGCCAAAGAATTGCCTGCCCCCTGCGGGCCGGCTGCAGGTCTGCTGGGGTTGAAAAGAAGGTTCCTTTTTGGGGAAAATGTGCTAATATTTCGCGCTTGATCGGAAGGGCCTGGGTTGCTCCTTTTTTTCTCCTGACAGGCTGCTTGCCGACCCGCTTTCTGTTAATGTATTAAGATGCAGAACTATCGAAACGCAGACGGAAAAACGGTGATCCTATGATGAAACCACTGCGGTGGCTTTTAAAGATGGTGGTTTACGGCTGTGAGCGCCTGGGAGACGAGGTGCTGTATTACCTGGAGCAGGCCGGGCGGATGGGAATCTTTCTGTTCACCTGCCTGGTCAGCATCTTCCGTCCGCCCTACAAAATCTTTTCCGCCGTCAAGCAGATCCATTTCATCGGCGCCAAGTCCATTTTTGTCATCCTCTTTACCGGCGCCTTCACCGGAATGGTCCTGGCTCTGCAGGGATATTACACGCTGCGTAAATTCGGTTCCGAAGGGCTGCTCGGCTCGGCAGTCGCCCTCAGTCTGCTGCGGGAACTGGGTCCCGTCATCGCCGCCCTCATGGTGGTAGGTCGGGCCGGTTCGGCGATCTGTGCCGAGATAGGCATCATGCGCAACTCGGAACAGATCGATGCCCTCGAATGCATGGCCATCGACCCGTACCGGTATCTCATGGCACCCAAATTCATTGCAGCCATCATCTCCATGCCCTTGCTGACCTCCATTTTCGACATTGCCGGTATTGCCGGTGGCTATCTGGTCGGGGTCGGCCTGCTGGGGGTCCCCGCAGGCAATTATTTTCAGGAGATGTATCGCGCCGTTTCCTGGACGGATGTGGAGATGGGATTGGTCAAGTCCCTGGTTTTTGGGCTGCTGATCGTCTGGATTGCCGCTTCGAAAGGCTTTTTCCTCCATCTGGAAAGATCCGGCGGGTTCGGCGCGGAGGGCGTCAGCAAGACGACCACCGATGCCGTGGTGCTCTCCTCCGTTGCGATTCTGGTCTGGGATTACCTGATCAGCGCCATCATGCTTTGAGCAGGTGTCCCGCATTTCGGGTTCCAATGTTTATCGGAAAGGTTCCGCCGTGGTAGAACCAAAAGGCAATATCGCTATCGAACTGATCGATCTGGAGCGTTCCTTCGGGCGGCAGAAGGTTCTGGACAAGGTCAATCTGAGGGTGGCCGAGGGGACGACCACGGTCATCGTCGGAGCCAGCGGCCAGGGCAAAAGCGTTATCCTGAAGCACATGCTCGGACTGCTGAAGCCTGACAAGGGTAAGGTTCTGGTGCTCGGCAAGGATCTGGCGAAGCTCGGGAAAAAAGAGCTTAACGAGGTGCGCAAGGACTTTGGCGTGCTTTTCCAGAACGTGGCACTGTTCGATTCGATGAATATCTTTGACAACCTGGCGCTGCCGCTGCGGGAACGTACCGATGCCACCGAGGAGGAGATCCGCGCCAACGTCGAGGAAAAACTGGCCATGATGGATCTTGTGGGGGTCAACGAAAAATATCCCGCCCAGTTGAGCGGCGGCATGAAAAAACGTGCCGGACTTGCCCGCGCCCTGGTCATGAACCCGCGCATTGTCTTTTTCGACGAGCCGACCACCGGTCTCGATGTCACCAAGAGCAACGAAATCTATAGACTTTTCTACGAGACTCAGGCCAAACTGAAGTATACCGCCGTGATCGTCAGCCATGACGTGCCCAAAATATTCAAGCTGGCGGACCGGGTCGCGCTTATATCGGAGGGCAGAATCGAGGGCTGCATGTCCCCCGAAGCCTTTCAGCTTTCGGATAAACCGGTGATCCGGTCGTTCGTCCTAGAAACAATGGGACCCATCTATTCCAGTGAAAAAGAGGAGATAGCCCAACATGAAAAGGCTTAACATAGAATTGGCTGTGGGGGTTTTTCTGGTTGCCGGCTTCGTCTGCTTTGCCTATCTATCCATAAAGCTGGGGGATATCAGACTTTTCGGGGACCCGACCTATCAAGTGTCCGCCCGGTTTCATTCCGTTTCCGGTTTGAAGCAGGGTGATGTGGTGGAAATGGCCGGAGTCCAGGTCGGCAAGGTGAAAGGAATCACCCTCGATCCGCAGGATTATGAGGCGGTCGTCCAGCTCGAGCTGCAAGGGGACGTGCGCCTGCAGGAAGACGCTATCGCCTCCATCCGTACAGCCGGCATCATCGGCAGCAAGTTTATAGACATCACGCCCGGTGGCTTGGAGGATACCATCGAGCCTGGCGGGGAGATATTTGAAACCCAGTCGGCTATCAATCTGGAACAGCTGGTCAGCAAATATATTTTCGAAAAGAAATAGGAGGGATACATGCGGAGCGGCTGGTCGATTTTCTTTCTGTTTCTGCTGCTGACAGGATGCGGTTCGGTTACGGAGCGAAATATCGAGAAACAGGCGGAATCGGCGCTGGTGGCACCCGGCCTGAGTGTCGAAGAACCTGTGGGCCCCATCCGTGATGAACCGACACTCGAAGAAGCGGCTGGGGAAGAGGTTTTTGAAGAGGAACTGACGGCAGAAGCCGGCGAAGAGGATTTCACCGGGGAAGACGTTTTCGACGAAGAGGTGGCAGCGATCGAGGTATACGATCCGATCGAGCCTTTCAACCGCGGCATGTTCTGGGTCAACGACAAACTTTACTTCTACCTCTTCAAACCTGTGGCGCGGGGATTTCGGGTTGTTCCGGAGCCTGCCCGGCAGTCGGTTTCCAACTTCTTTTCCAATCTGGGAACCCCGGTCCGGTTCGTCAATTCACTGCTGCAGCTTAAAATGGCCGATGCCGGAACCGAGTTGGGCCGGCTGGCGATCAATTCCACCATCGGCATCGGCGGATTGTTCG
This portion of the Syntrophotaleaceae bacterium genome encodes:
- a CDS encoding glycosyltransferase family 2 protein, whose amino-acid sequence is MFGKLWAYWRHAFDPSRFRVVMTLLVRNEADIIEANIRAHAALGVDGFVVMNHLSNDGTREILTSLAGEFDLQVIDQLDPAYKQSRWMTELACFARDRMGADWVICNDADEFWLPCRGESLKELIAFKGVCLTCRRFNMLLQRNALQRGYQFHDSRLRVNNPVFYGNESMVRDEVTVVLSRIAPKVIVNPHGLVKIKGGNHRALHGMNWLDYNRPYDRIEKFEDIRVFHYPMRGFEHFERNVRRRSLLLSDDSHVRMGNHYRRWAEMHRLGRLEEEYGRFLLGDEDLRVLKKFGVVTEDDFPGRTIKKALGEEAVAERKTA
- a CDS encoding ammonium transporter, whose amino-acid sequence is METNIQNLFNSGDVLFLMLGAVMVFAMHAGFAFLEVGTVTRKSQVNAFTKILTDWSVSTVCYFLIGYPLAYGSHFLHPAGDLLGGTQGYELVRFFFLLCFAACIPAIISGGIAERARFWPQVLAGAIFVAITYPLFESFIWGRNSGFLQGLFENYCGAPFHDFAGSVVVHSMGGWLALPAVMILGSRKGRYEHGRSQPIPISNIPFLALGSWILAVGWFGFNVMSAQSLTGISGLVAVNSLMAMVGGVLFALIASRNDPGFLHNGALAGLIAICAGSDLVHPLAAFFMGGMGALIFVYGFQWEQEKLRIDDVLGVWPLHGMIGTWGGISAGIFGIPVFGGMGGISFAAQLAGSLLAVGYALVTGTAIYFLINKIVGFRMSADAEFVGPDLSIHNIHAYPEELVRKSFAPPGQAAEKNLQSFDGKPIPGYKNP
- a CDS encoding succinate dehydrogenase/fumarate reductase iron-sulfur subunit; this encodes MNLTLYVWRQKGPRDKGRLEQLEARDISPDMSFLEMLDVVNEGLIKEGREPIAFDHDCREGICGTCSQVINGQAHGPQQLTTVCQLHMRQFKDGDEIYIEPWRAKAFPVIKDLVVDRSAMQRVMEAGGYISVSTGGVPDGNTILIPKADVETAMDAAACIGCGACIAACPNGSAMLFVASKVAHLAKLPQGRPEAAQRVCAMTDAMLKEGFGNCSNHYECEAACPKGISVKFIAMLNREMIKALPQVRKDKK
- a CDS encoding fumarate reductase/succinate dehydrogenase flavoprotein subunit, with product MILDGKCPKGPLADKWDNHLHDLKLVNPANKRKYTVIVVGTGLAGASAAATLAELGYNVDAFCYQDSPRRAHSIAAQGGINAAKNYQNDGDSIYRLFYDTIKGGDFRAREANVYRLAQISNQIIDQCVAQGVPFARDYAGYLENRSFGGAQVARTFFARGQTGQQLLLGAYQAFCRQVQAGKIRVYPRTEMLDLVVVDGKAKGITVRGLISGEITCHAADAVVLASGGYVNVFYLSTNAMGSSVTAAWRAHKRGAFFANPCYTQIHPTCIPVTGDHQSKLTLMSESLRNDGRIWAPKKKGDKRPPSNIPEDERDYYLERKYPSFGNLAPRDIASRAAKEVCDAGHGVGSGRGVYLDFAEAIDRLGVENIQSRYGNLFDMYQRITGEDAYRQPMRIYPAPHYAMGGLWVDYNLQSNLPGLFVLGEANFSDHGANRLGASALMQGLADGYFIIPYTISDYLARVAPGQVGAGDPEFRQSLEQTEAATERLLGIKGRKTANEFHRELGHILWENVGMARSEGGLKTALEQIPALRDEFWNNLLVPGSGRDFNQELEKAGRVADFLEFAELMARDALHREESCGGHFRVEHQSPDGEAVRDDANFSYVAAWEYQGADKTPELHKEPLTFEHIELAVRSYK
- a CDS encoding succinate dehydrogenase cytochrome b subunit, producing the protein MQVMRLIRGSVGRKLLVAVTGLLLVGFVIAHLLGNLTIYYGEEGINAYAVHLRSLGPLLWLFRAGLLAVFAVHVWLGIWLTLENRAAKPTAYAKRQPRRTTFAGRTMIWSGLALAAFIVYHLLHFTFRFTHPEISHFVDPAGRADVLRMVVLSFRQLTVTIIYLVGMAALWLHLKHGIGSTFQTLGANDDRSLPVLSGVGLATALILALGFSAIPVLIYIGIVTI
- a CDS encoding MlaE family lipid ABC transporter permease subunit, producing MMKPLRWLLKMVVYGCERLGDEVLYYLEQAGRMGIFLFTCLVSIFRPPYKIFSAVKQIHFIGAKSIFVILFTGAFTGMVLALQGYYTLRKFGSEGLLGSAVALSLLRELGPVIAALMVVGRAGSAICAEIGIMRNSEQIDALECMAIDPYRYLMAPKFIAAIISMPLLTSIFDIAGIAGGYLVGVGLLGVPAGNYFQEMYRAVSWTDVEMGLVKSLVFGLLIVWIAASKGFFLHLERSGGFGAEGVSKTTTDAVVLSSVAILVWDYLISAIML
- a CDS encoding ATP-binding cassette domain-containing protein, giving the protein MVEPKGNIAIELIDLERSFGRQKVLDKVNLRVAEGTTTVIVGASGQGKSVILKHMLGLLKPDKGKVLVLGKDLAKLGKKELNEVRKDFGVLFQNVALFDSMNIFDNLALPLRERTDATEEEIRANVEEKLAMMDLVGVNEKYPAQLSGGMKKRAGLARALVMNPRIVFFDEPTTGLDVTKSNEIYRLFYETQAKLKYTAVIVSHDVPKIFKLADRVALISEGRIEGCMSPEAFQLSDKPVIRSFVLETMGPIYSSEKEEIAQHEKA
- the mlaD gene encoding outer membrane lipid asymmetry maintenance protein MlaD; this encodes MKRLNIELAVGVFLVAGFVCFAYLSIKLGDIRLFGDPTYQVSARFHSVSGLKQGDVVEMAGVQVGKVKGITLDPQDYEAVVQLELQGDVRLQEDAIASIRTAGIIGSKFIDITPGGLEDTIEPGGEIFETQSAINLEQLVSKYIFEKK
- a CDS encoding VacJ family lipoprotein, with product MRSGWSIFFLFLLLTGCGSVTERNIEKQAESALVAPGLSVEEPVGPIRDEPTLEEAAGEEVFEEELTAEAGEEDFTGEDVFDEEVAAIEVYDPIEPFNRGMFWVNDKLYFYLFKPVARGFRVVPEPARQSVSNFFSNLGTPVRFVNSLLQLKMADAGTELGRLAINSTIGIGGLFDPAKKWFDLNRKDEDLGQTLGSYGVGNGVYLVWPIFGPSSARDTVGMVGDFFLDPLYYIQMKPAERIGLNALEQETRLSLDKDTYEAIKRQALDPYIYVRTSYYQLRQGKVQK